Part of the Primulina huaijiensis isolate GDHJ02 chromosome 15, ASM1229523v2, whole genome shotgun sequence genome is shown below.
GTCTACTGTATTCAGTAACCAGTATGGTTTCTTAAAAGTAATTTGTTTTAGACTCATTTTATATACGTTCCTTTGTAAAAATTTCGGACCGGTGATATAGGGACATGAAGAATGCATTAAGCAATACAACTGGTATTCGCCGGGTGAAGAAAAACTGTCCTTGTTCTTTGCTTGACATTTGGAAAGTAAACAACCGATTAAAGAAGGATGGCATCTTTTTTGAGCCCTTAATATCTGGTCAGTAgcatttttcttaaatatattaaatagatCTGTTAGCTTtggaaattattttcatttgagACAGCTTACTTGAATTTGCAGGATCTTGTGCTGCTATTCAGGATATCTATAAAGAAGACTTTATTACTTCTAAACCTCATTTAATTATCACAGAAAAAGAACACCAAGAGACAAATGTTTCTCAATCTATGCACGGCAATGATGATAATACAGAAATTGAACATCTTCGTTATAATGAGTGTGCATCACCGGAAGGATGTATGCCTTTGTTCTCCAACATCATGCTGCCTTCAACCGGGAGAAGCCGGAGAGGCCAGCTCACTCCCAAAAACTCCAACCATAAATTCCAATCAAAACGTCTGGAAACCATAGAAGGATTTGGAACGCTAGCCACAGGAATAAGATTATCTTCTGAACTTCATGATTCAGAAATGAGAACCCCTGAAACATTCTTCGGGGATGGGCTTCATCATGAGCATACAACACTTTTCGATATTCCAGAGCTGTTCAATTCTGCAGGAGTACACCACCCATAACTCTTACAATATTTGCTTTGGACTTTGAACTTGCTTTTCTTGGACTTGGCTGTGCTTTCCTTTTTGTAGTTAGTGAAGCTCTCTCTTTGTTTGACATGATTTTGGTTTTCTGAACTTTTGACTGTATTGTGGGATAAAAAGGTGTATTCCAGAAAATGCTAAAACGCCAGAAATACAGGAATCGCCGATTTCGGTTGTTCGCTGGTATCATCATCTAGATATTATCAAGCTAGGATTACGGTAGTTAGACTATGTTCCTTTCTTGTTATGTAACAGTGTTTTAAGACATACTTAACCTTTCTCTTGAACTACGATCATGCTACATAATCACCTCTTTTTCACCTCGCCATATGAATAATGCACTTGTATCTTTGAAAAATATGGAAACTCTTTGTGCATGTTTACATTTGGTTTTTGCCCACTTTAACGAGTTTGGATGAATGATATTACGTCCTCCTGTTGTTTGCCTGTACGTGTCTGCTTTTGGAGTTAAACGTGCTTCTTAATCTTCTTTTTTATTTGTCGAGATCattcactaaaatattattttgttagtGATGTGATAGGATGCACTTCATGGACACTCCATCTAACGTGCTACTTTTTTTTACTGCAGGAACTTGGTTTTCTGGAACAAGATGATAATTCTCCAGCTGGtattttttcaaacaaaaatttattttatgctCTTGATTATCAAAATAGATACTTACCTGTGGCTCGATAGGATCCCAAGGAAAACTGGATTTCGGTTTGTCCTCGATAAATCAGGGAACCCCAGAATTGCGAGCAATGTCAGCACAAACAAGGTGCATTATTTACCTCCCTAAATCCCTTAAGATTTAAGTGAGCCCCCAAACTATGTCCAGTAGCATTGCATGGATTTATCTGCAATGGAGCTTTTAAATGTTGAAATTTTGTGGGATATGCATGCAGGGCTGTGGCTCAATATTTGAAGAAGCAGTCATATGCAACTCCTTTTTCAGACAAATCAGGTGAATCATCATCTGGAGATCTCAGTATGAACAAGATTTTGGAAGGTAAACCAAGAAAGATATGTGCTCGAATGTTTTCTGAGATTTTGGTAAGTTCTATAAATCCATGCACCATATACCTGTAATGGGTTTTGACTTGAAACTGAATGCCATACAAAACTAATATCTAGGGAGTCAGGTCTCATTGTTCTGATTACATATAATTTATATCGGCGTTGACAAATATACCTGCCTCAGCTTTCCTGGGAAACTATGTCTTGATTATATTAAAGGCTAACAATTCTCACTTGCTACTTCCATTTCTTCACTTTACGATATGTATCAGATTTGATGTGTACATCACGTCTTGTTGGTTATGGTTTAGGTTCAATGAAGTCAATATTGTTTGGATTTACTATGCTTTGAACTCGACCCATTTCCCTCAAGTTCAACAATGTTCCCTATAAATTTTGTTCCTTAACTCAGCTGTCCATGAATCTATTCCCAGGTTTTGAAGAAATATGGACTTGTAGATTTGCATCAAGAAGAGGCTTATAATGATATCACTCTGAAGATTACTCCTCAACTCTCAAAAGGTCAATTCTCGGGCTGAAAAATCCATGGAAGTAACTGTAAATAGGTAAGCGATTCTTGTTTTGTATTACTATATCTCGAATTTACTTGAGTCAAATAAACAGACCTGTTTTCATTGATCTTTCTGATGATCATCGTATTGTATACAACGCAGCTAAATTTTTATACTCTCCGGATTCCTATGATTCAGAAAGACATCAGCAGTTTCAGAATCAACACTCAAGTTAAAGCTTGTTCAATTTTGGGGAATCCGTGTCTGTTTTTTTGCAAGATTATTGAGTTCTAACTTATAAACTTTGTTATGTGTTTATTCCTGCTAGCCTTTTTAGTAATGTAGACTGGGAACTGGGAAGTATTATCTTCGCACCGTTTTGTTCTGTTCtcaatttgtaatttttgttaTCTATGTCAGGTATCGGAAGAAAATATCAAGTTTTGATCCAATGACctcttcaaataaaaatttgatgaaattgatttttattttccatTTATTGGATTAACAATATCTGCTTGCTAGAGTTGGTCATGTCTTAATTTTACATGGTTTACATTCTTAACTAAAATAGGTCATACAAGCAACTTatacttcattttttttctttccgtTCTCAAATTTATTTGTTCGCGTATTCAAATGGACCTAAAGTCCTTggatttaatacataacaagcACGAAACGATTCATAGACTATTCTCCACATCAAATTTCAGTGATCTAACAGACCGTTTTGTCTCGTCCTGCCAATAAACGGGTCGGGAAATGCTAACCTgtcagaaatttaaaaaaatatcaattttttttaccattcatatataaatgattataaataatatattattcaaaattcatcaaccataatcatatataaactattataaatgatataaatattttaaattcaccATTCATACATAAAACGTCATGAACAAtatctttcaaaatttcatcaaaatataataaataattataaagcaTTCAAAACTCATCAATCATTCATGAATAATTTCAGAATACATCAACCTTACATAAAtcaatgaaataatataataaaagaatgaaagaaaaaaaaaactggtTGCCGAACCGCCCCACCTGTGGCCCAAATGGGTTGTCCACGCTTTCAAACAAGTCACtaaggcatagtttggtacacgtgataggataaacatgtgatatataatataagcataagttaatgataaataagatgtaagatattatatttaatgtttggtatgattttaataagagtgattaaatttatatattagattgtaatgacaaaattaactttgtcataataaattttataatttcaaagttgttgcttgagttcatatttcttatatttataacttgagggcaattaagtcatttgtagtatattttatcattaaattaaattatcacaCCTAatagaaatgatattttatccttgtataaaattatttatcacggaTTATCATTGTCTTTCTAAAAAGGTATCAAACATGAGATAAGgatgattatttatcaatccctCCCTCATccagtgtaccaaactatgcctaaATTAGTAACTCAACTCATCTATTTTTCATGGTGGATTGCTTGATGAGCTTGACTCATTTTGACAGCTCTACCAACCATACAACTAGAAAACTATTTGGAAATTAGAAGAGGATATGAATAAGAGCAAGCACTATTCTTATCTTTTTGAAGCTCAagataaatcaaaatttgatgATGAAAAGGATGTGACGACCCTGTTAAAGTGTTCAAACGACTACCCCGAGTTCCAACTTTCTAAAGTTTCATATcatatttgttttcttttttttttctttctgaaAATTCGGTTACTTCAATTATGGATCATATGACTGACATTTAATTCGACTACATATGTTCAGTTATTATGAAAAATGTAGTCTGTTTGGTTCGGCTAAAACAATCgatttatttcggttttgaacAATTCGATTTGATTAGCAACAGAAGTTTTTTGTCTATGATTCATCTACTGTGAATCTCCCCATTTCGATCTCCAATACATCACATGGATTTTCACAAAAATAACATGAACAAAGCTAGGTCTCTTGTTAAATGTAACATTAATCATCCCTTCGTGCATATTTTCAGGTTTCGAAAAATGTGTTACATTAAATGTTTTCGCAACGTTGATGAACTCATAAAGTGGCCTAACAACATGCACCTAGAATATCAAAACTATGCATGTATACCTCTTGAAGAAGAGAAGGGTCATATTTTGTCCCACATGTCAACGGTCAACCTTCTTTTTCTGGTTTGTTCGATCTTACCCATATAAGCAGTGTCTGCAGGGACCAAAATCATAACATGTGTGACACATCCAGAATCATAACATGTGTGACACATCATGATCTTGTTCGAGCACAAAATCTCAGGGTTGAGCAAGATCATAACATGTATAAAACAATAACATGTGTCATGATCCTGGCCGTGCACACATCGACAAAACCCTTTCTTCCCTCCATTCTTCAATGACATGAGTCTCCAATGTCCAACCATTTTCATGACGTGACGATTCTTAAGGCACATGTTATGATCTTGTTCGAGCACAAAATCTCAAGGTTGAGCAAGATCATAACATGTATAAAACAATACCATTTGTCATGATCCTGGTCGTGCACACATCGACAAAACCCTTTCTTCCCTCCATTCTTCAATGACAGTCTCCAATGTCCAACCATTTTCATGACGTGACGATTCTTAAGACTTGGGGTGAGAATTTCGAAGGCTAATATTCTCTCTATTTAATTCCCTCCAAAATTCTTCAGTTTTCATGTGTGTGGATACTACATAAATAATACTTACATTCATGATGATTTGAAGCACATTTGTGATGTATAATATTTATGAGTCATATTTGGTGGGAAAAAAAACTATAGATTTAAGTTTTGTGCATATTTATTTCTTCGGTGGTTTGATACTTTGTCATATTGTTTCAAATTTCGTTTTGCATTATTTAAAATGGTAAGTTATTGAGGATTTTGAACTATTTAACAGAAATCCATGGGGTTCTATTGCTTTCTTATGAAGAATTGAGTGGATTGAAAGggggaaaagctaatgttgtaTTTAGATCGATGGATTTTACATCCaatgatttcaaatatatttttgtagttTTATACAATAAgatcataaatttcaaattcatttcttGCATGTTTATATATTGcttcattttaaatatgatgGATTTAATGTTCACTCAATAATgaaaacatttgaaattcatttttctGTTTAACTAATGTGAAAATAAGTAAGACATGAATTTAAGATTtcttctattattattatttaatgtgGGAGGTTTGGTGTGATTCGATTCAGACTGTTTTggaattttttcataaaatgtgATTAATTCTAAacgatatgtaattttttttggaagtaactaatttatttaatgatagtgatatattatttaaaaaaaatagaaaaaaaatactacttatttgacaaaaatttgtggctgacggtctcacggatcatattttgtgagacagatatgaCGATCGATCCTTTGGAGTCGAGATCTTATTCAAAAAGGATTAATGTGGAGGGTTGGGAATGGATCCCACATCAATGCACTTACTGATTGCTGGATTCCTAGTCTCTTTTCTGGAAAAAGCTCGATGACAAGCTCAAGTGGTCTGAGTAAGGTTCAAGAACTTATTTCAGGTGACAGAACGTGGAATGAAGTTGAGGTACGCTCCAGATTTCCTTCGTTCGAAGCAGAATGTATTCTTGATATACCTCTGAGAAATCAGCACAATGAAGATGATAGATTCTGGAAGTGGGGAAAGAAAGGCAATTACACAGTTAAATCGGGCTACCTGGCTCAAATTGGATGCTTTGATCCACATGAATCTCTATCGGCATTCTCGTTGGAAAAGTGGTGGAAAAATATTTGACAGCTAAACATCCCACAAAAAGTTCGAATATTTTTTTGGCGTGCGAGCAATGAATTAATTCCCACTGAACTGAACTTGTTTAGAAGACATTTACATGCCAATGGATGCTGTTTTTATTGTAGCTCTTCGAATGCTTCAACAAGCCATTGTCTAATCTTTTGCCCCCTTGTAAGACATATCTGGAAAAGTACGCTTTTTTGGCCATATCTAAAGAAATGAGATGTGCTGTCGTTTATATCATGTGGGTTGTGCCTAATGGATCAAGTTTCAACTGCTGATTTTGAATTGTTTGCAATGCTTGCTTGGGCAATTTGGAAAgagatttgtattttaaaacataatagcCAAATTCCCAACAAATGTATTAAAGTTGAGTGGGTATTGTCATATCTTGAGCAATTTAGAACTGCTAGATGTGCTTGGAATTTAGCTTCAGGAGAGGTGCAGAGTAGCAGGGATATGAGGTGGGTGCCTCCTCCGTTGGGGCAGTGGCGACTTGATGTCGATGCTGGGTTTAATGATACTATTGGTAAATATAGGGTGGGTGCTGTGATTCGAAATCATTGTGGAATTATTTTTGCTGCCTCAGCCATAGGAATACGTAGACCAGGATCAGTATTGGAGGCAGAGCTCTCGGCTATCCATTTTGGTTTGATGCTTGCTGTGAGAGGtaacttttctgatgtttggATCTTCTCGGACTCCTATAATGCTGTTAAAGAGGTAATGTCGAAGTCTGAGGCTCGAAACCATCAAGTACTGTTAGTCTTGAACATATTGGATATTTTAACTTCTGGTagatttaaaaagttaaatcatGTTAGTAAAAATGCAAACAAGTTAGCGCACTGTTTGGCGCATTTTGCTTTATCTCATCTTTCTCGTTCATGTTGGATGGATGGTTTTTACCCATCGTGGTTGATGGATGTAGCtattgttgatttaattaatgcataatatctgatttcaactaaaataaaaaataaaaaataaaacgttaaattttttttaaaaaaattctaaatatatatattaaaaaataaaacgttGAAATTACAGTTCACAAAGATGTAAAATAACTCGAAGATTTTTGTGAATCGGGCCTCGAAACCAACTTTGCATAAGTCAACCTACGTTCGTCCTAATTCAGACACATTTTTAAAGTCATTTATTTTTCTGAAGAAAAGTGAAAAGTTACGGCCAATCTCGATcacgaaaaatattaaaataaataaaacttcaTTAATGGTTCAAGCACCGTAAAGTCAGTCCGATCCACTCTCAAATTTCGAGCAAActctaatttttaaattcatattttataattttatttttcgaaataaACTTTCTGATTAATATGTTATGATAATGGatgaatcttaaaataaatacttaaaaagCTCATTAATAAGGTCTAACAATTTGATTGATAGAAAGTGTGACAATCATTGGTTCTtataacaattattttttatcgGTTGATCTGAATTATCATATATATTGATCAATTTTATCATTATAAACTcgttttaaatcttaaattttttttccagtgTGTCGTAAAGATATTATGGTAATGACTTACTATTCATATGACATTAATATGTCAAGTTTAAGACAATTAAAACAGATCTAACAAGTCAACCATGACAAATTCAACCCCACAACTAGTCGTAAATTCACATTTATTTAATCCCCAGCCTTGATAATGAACTCATTTGACAAgaattttctttatatataccATTTTGATCCCATCATCAAGAAAGATGGATGATTTCAAGCATTTTAGCCACAACCACCCTCTAGTGCTACATCGAGTATACGACAGCACCGATTGCTCGGGGTGCAAGATCCCGGCCCAGGGCGACGTCTGCGTGTGCTGGCAATGCCGATACTTCCTCCACGAACAATGCTACCGCGCGGCGCGCTCGATCAAGCACCCGTCTCACCCGATGCATCCCTTGACTCTGGTTCCAGTTCCTACTTATGAGTCTAATACATATTTTTGCAACTCTTGCAGTCTTGCTGGTAATGGATTCTCGTATTCTTGTTTAGAGTGTGACTTCGATCTCCATGTTAGTTGCGCTTCATTGCCGAACAATCCGCCTGTGCCTCAGAATCCCGTCTATCCTCCAATTCAAATTAGCCCTTTTCCCACTTATCCTTATCATGCTTAATCCAAGAAAAATCCAGCAGGGCGATTTGGggtgattttttttcttgatcaaATGAATTTATATATGAATGAAGCCCTCCCTCAGGCGTTGatgcatcatcatcatcatcattgttgttgttgttgttattcTTCTAGACTATCGATCATAGTACTTCTGGCCGATTTAgcttttaaatcaaaattactATATtaagtatcttgtgagacggtctcatggattTTGTATCCGATACATATTtgtaatgaaaattaatattttctttttttgcataaaaaattattacttttttaatGGATCGAATCAAATATGAGATTTGTCTTATAAAATCGACATATGAGACGATCTCGTATAAGTTTTTATACAATTACAAGAGCAAACAAATTACAATTTACAACTGTTGGATTATTTAGAGTACATAACATAATAAGATATTTCATTATTTCAACAAATTTAACTGCCCCTTAGCAAATTATATTGAGATGATGATATTAAGTTTGGCTTCGACCAATATTGTTTTCAATTTATATTTCGTTTTTCATGTTATAATAATCTAGAGTCGATCATTTTCGTCCCTATTGTTCGGTTGAGCCATGCCGAATATTTCTCCCATTTATGCTCTCCGAGataatttatcattaaaaaCTAATGGCGGATGGACCACAAAAGTTTTGATTCCAAAACAATAGTGATATGATATAACATAAAGGGCTTTAACTTATTGATTTTCTataaatggatttaatttatatatgaaactagagtaggtctcttgtgagactgtctcacgaatatttatctgtgagacgggttaatcctatcgatattcacaataaaaagtaatactcttagcataaaatgtaatattttttcatggatgacccaaataagatatccgtctcacaaaatacgacccgtgagatcgtctctcacaagtttttgtctagaTTTTTTATATGGGgattttagcatttttttttactaaaaaggGGTATTAACGACAAATAACATAAGGGttgttttgaaataaatatatgaggTTTTTTTTGTACAACATACCGGGTCGCCTATTGATACGCCATTTTTTTCAGCTGCAAAATATCAATCAAGAAACaacaaaatatatgaaatattaagaACTTTataagtaaattaaattaaggaGTGACTAATAAATGGAATTGGTACTATATACTTATATTCCTCTTAAACTAttcctaatttttatttttacatctTCTACTACAAAGtgtatttgttcgaaagaaattcgaataataaataacaacgaagaaacaaatatcaaatgagtatgtcttttgtgagatgTCGTCACAGATTTATATAAccaggtctcttgtgagacaatcttacgaatctttatttgtgagacaNGATGTAGATGGATAAGTCTCtttcaaaaacaaattaataattgtttatttgatgatgatttatttatgtatgTGAGCGAGTGAGGGGAGAATTATTTCGTAGGAATGGAATAAATAGTTAATCCGGGGAATAAACGATTTTTCATTTTAAGACTAATTTTGTCGGTGAGATATCCTCCACCCAAATCTTCTTTTCGAGTTCTTGCGATGGCTGTCATCATAATCGACGGTTCCACGGTCATCTCCTTCGTTAACGACGAGCCCCATTTCCACAAGAGCATGGACGAGGCCTTCGCGTCCCTCGACCTCAACAGCGACGGAGTTCTGTCCAGGTCGGAGCTCCGCCGCGGCTTCGAGTCGCTGAGGCTGCTAGAGACCCACTTCGGGATGGACGTGACCACCACGCCGGAGGAGCTGACGAAGCTGTACGACTCTATTTTCGAGAAATTCGACTTGGATAAGAATGGGACGGTGGATCGGAAGGAGTTcggggatgagatgaagagcaTACTGCTGGCTATCGCCGATGGGTTGGGCTCGAACCCTATTCAAATGCTGGTGGACGATGATGGAGAGGGGAAGAATTTCCTCAAACAGGCTGCGGATCTCGAGGCTTCGAAGATCTCTGGTTGATCCCATGGCTCCAAGGTGGATTAGTTCCAgtaactttttcttgaattttgattATCTGAACTAATAAAAGTGTTGTGAATTTGTTGTTTCTAGCAAATTTCatgggtttttttttgtttgtatcatgggaaaaaaaattcgaaaacgtATCGAATTTTGTAATAATGCAAGTAATttagcaaaaataaaatttgatgtgTGGTGAATTAAATTGTTGAGCACACAAATATATTTGGTGGAATCTCTCGATTTTCTTGGTCAGCTAGTGATATTGTGCTTTTGGGAAGAGTTATGGTGCATAATGTTGCAAAATATCGAATGATAAAGTACTGAAACTTTCTTTGAGAAACCAATTaacaatatgaaaaaaaaatacagcatATCAAAGCATAAAATAAAGCAAACTTGTACGAAGTACAATGTTCTTAAAACGTATTTGTC
Proteins encoded:
- the LOC140958580 gene encoding sister chromatid cohesion 1 protein 3-like isoform X2, which translates into the protein MFFSHTFLARKGPLGTVWCAAHLQHKLKKSHYTSTDISSTVERIMCPEVPLALRMSGHLLLGVVRIYSKQVDYFYDHCNDVRITINRVFTYVNVNLPEDANHAPYHSVTLPQTFDLDALDVDDFYNDWGQDSHVKSQDDITLMDQVPTGKDPYIVISFNEDDLRDSSSTQESVPPPVQMDSDAGYVDRSPQSPIGVNEITIGNSSPQDLPSIEIMRNAKHHGFHFNNSPILPDHADPDRYLEEQILKDKQTYTPVKEDAVFPDRHSPSSHRHGEEHSFEHLDTLITFVHRTPEIEIQETPAVAHPKVQRRRRKRKQFFDESTVFSNQDMKNALSNTTGIRRVKKNCPCSLLDIWKVNNRLKKDGIFFEPLISGSCAAIQDIYKEDFITSKPHLIITEKEHQETNVSQSMHGNDDNTEIEHLRYNECASPEGCMPLFSNIMLPSTGRSRRGQLTPKNSNHKFQSKRLETIEGFGTLATGIRLSSELHDSEMRTPETFFGDGLHHEHTTLFDIPELFNSAGELGFLEQDDNSPAGSQGKLDFGLSSINQGTPELRAMSAQTRAVAQYLKKQSYATPFSDKSGESSSGDLSMNKILEGKPRKICARMFSEILVLKKYGLVDLHQEEAYNDITLKITPQLSKGQFSG
- the LOC140959597 gene encoding uncharacterized protein → MAVIIIDGSTVISFVNDEPHFHKSMDEAFASLDLNSDGVLSRSELRRGFESLRLLETHFGMDVTTTPEELTKLYDSIFEKFDLDKNGTVDRKEFGDEMKSILLAIADGLGSNPIQMLVDDDGEGKNFLKQAADLEASKISG